The following proteins are encoded in a genomic region of Desertifilum tharense IPPAS B-1220:
- a CDS encoding universal stress protein produces MIKKILVTVAGRGLCEEMVNMLMEIPSIKNASVTVLHVVPSQISAQDMSAKLEAGGKILAEAVKALNLDPGQVNARLKQGDPKDLVLQVAEEEDSDLIVMGSRALGRLESILKNSVSQYVFQLTSRPMLLVKDDIYVKKIRRIMVATDGSEASQQCIKLALSFLREIPNSELLLVHVNPNSKITTIAEDPVLSEAMAQARQAGVSVSATIGRGNAGETICQIADEKNVDLLILGSPDRRPSVAKTLPDIDRLLGTSLSDYVRVKANCPVLLARTVD; encoded by the coding sequence ATGATAAAGAAAATTCTGGTGACTGTTGCAGGTCGAGGCCTATGTGAAGAGATGGTAAACATGCTGATGGAGATCCCATCGATTAAAAATGCCTCGGTAACGGTTCTGCATGTTGTTCCTTCTCAAATTAGCGCTCAGGATATGTCCGCCAAACTCGAAGCGGGTGGAAAAATCCTGGCGGAAGCCGTCAAAGCGCTTAACCTCGATCCAGGCCAAGTTAACGCTCGCCTCAAGCAAGGCGATCCCAAAGACCTCGTGCTGCAAGTTGCCGAGGAAGAAGATTCTGACCTGATTGTGATGGGTTCTCGCGCTCTCGGTCGCTTAGAATCGATTCTGAAAAACTCGGTGAGTCAGTATGTCTTCCAACTGACTTCGCGTCCGATGTTGCTGGTCAAAGACGATATCTACGTCAAAAAAATCCGGCGGATTATGGTTGCTACCGATGGCTCTGAGGCCTCGCAACAGTGCATTAAGCTAGCATTGTCCTTTTTACGCGAGATTCCCAATAGCGAATTGCTGCTCGTTCACGTTAATCCCAACTCAAAAATTACGACGATTGCAGAAGACCCTGTTTTGTCTGAAGCAATGGCCCAAGCCAGACAAGCAGGCGTGTCTGTATCCGCAACGATCGGTCGCGGTAATGCTGGCGAAACCATTTGCCAGATTGCCGATGAGAAAAACGTCGATCTGCTGATCCTCGGTTCTCCCGACCGCCGTCCTTCGGTTGCCAAAACGCTACCTGATATTGACCGCCTGTTGGGAACTTCGCTCTCCGATTACGTGCGCGTCAAGGCGAACTGTCCGGTTCTGCTAGCGCGGACGGTTGATTAA
- a CDS encoding glutamate-5-semialdehyde dehydrogenase, translating into MTTDSTVPSPTATAAVSRAYQASLELANAKGVHRNQTLKAMAAALEKAIDNILEANTLDLEASREMAVPDLILEWLKLTPERLQTAVQILHRLAELPDPIQEALSTPYQVEYCQTYCQRMPLGTIALIYEAFPELGVIAAGLCLKTANSLILRGGSEAINSNTIIAQVLQRAIEESGLPPSSIELLPADPGASIRDIVKLDQYINLIIPYGRPSLVEQVVKQATAPVLKSAMGNCYLYWGLSGSLDLARWMIIDSHQSEPDPVNAIEKVLIHHDQSYTALVTLLNGLKEKGFELRGDPALVAEFPELTLANPSEWSQAYLRKVVTFKSVENLEFAIAWMNRYSSGHANCLVTESYQESRQFALGINSAAAFINNSPRFYRHPQRGSAIFLGMSNQRGFRRGLIGLESLTTTKHIIQGNR; encoded by the coding sequence ATGACAACTGACTCCACTGTTCCTTCACCGACCGCGACGGCAGCCGTTAGCCGCGCTTACCAGGCTTCCTTAGAGTTAGCAAACGCTAAGGGAGTGCATCGCAATCAAACCCTCAAAGCGATGGCAGCGGCCTTAGAAAAAGCCATCGATAACATTCTCGAAGCCAATACTCTCGATCTCGAAGCCTCTCGCGAAATGGCCGTTCCCGATTTAATTTTGGAATGGCTGAAACTGACGCCCGAACGCCTGCAAACAGCAGTCCAAATTCTCCATCGACTCGCCGAACTGCCCGATCCAATCCAAGAAGCCCTCAGCACTCCCTATCAAGTAGAGTATTGTCAAACCTACTGCCAGAGAATGCCTTTGGGAACAATCGCCCTAATTTACGAAGCCTTTCCCGAACTCGGCGTCATTGCAGCAGGTTTATGCCTAAAAACTGCCAATAGCCTGATTTTGCGAGGAGGGAGCGAAGCGATTAACTCCAATACCATTATTGCTCAGGTGCTTCAGCGAGCTATTGAAGAATCGGGTTTGCCGCCTAGTAGCATCGAATTACTACCCGCCGATCCGGGTGCATCCATTCGCGACATCGTAAAGCTCGATCAATACATTAACCTGATTATTCCCTACGGTCGCCCCAGCCTCGTCGAACAAGTCGTCAAACAGGCAACCGCCCCCGTATTAAAGTCAGCAATGGGCAATTGTTATCTGTATTGGGGGCTTTCGGGTAGCTTGGATTTGGCGCGGTGGATGATTATTGATTCCCATCAAAGCGAACCCGATCCCGTCAACGCCATTGAAAAAGTCTTGATTCACCACGATCAAAGCTATACCGCCCTAGTGACGCTGCTCAACGGCTTGAAAGAAAAAGGCTTTGAATTGCGGGGAGATCCGGCTTTAGTTGCCGAGTTTCCAGAACTAACGCTGGCGAATCCTAGCGAGTGGAGTCAGGCCTATTTACGCAAAGTGGTGACATTTAAGAGCGTCGAAAACTTAGAGTTTGCGATCGCCTGGATGAATCGATACAGTAGCGGTCATGCCAACTGTCTAGTAACCGAATCCTATCAAGAAAGCCGCCAGTTCGCGCTGGGAATCAATAGCGCCGCCGCCTTCATCAACAACAGCCCTCGCTTCTATCGCCATCCCCAACGCGGAAGCGCAATCTTCCTAGGAATGTCTAACCAGAGGGGCTTCCGTCGCGGTTTAATTGGGCTAGAAAGCCTCACAACCACAAAACACATCATTCAGGGCAATCGTTAA
- a CDS encoding thioesterase family protein, which produces MPQKPDLAPTGAIARQSAINDSSWFEYPVRSHPHHTDYGGIVWHGSYIAWMEEARVECLRSIGVEFADLVALGCDMPVVEMSLRYHRSVAMGMTVVVRTRMTLEGVRLVWNYQICSPDRQELYVTAQVTLVAMDREKGKILRQLPPAVKNALMRLGV; this is translated from the coding sequence ATGCCTCAGAAACCGGACTTGGCACCGACAGGTGCAATTGCACGCCAGTCAGCGATTAATGACTCTAGTTGGTTTGAGTATCCTGTGCGATCGCATCCCCATCACACGGATTATGGGGGGATTGTCTGGCACGGCAGCTATATTGCTTGGATGGAAGAAGCGCGAGTCGAGTGCTTGCGCTCCATTGGGGTAGAGTTTGCCGATTTGGTCGCCTTGGGATGCGATATGCCCGTGGTCGAAATGTCCTTGCGCTACCATCGCTCTGTCGCGATGGGAATGACCGTAGTTGTGCGGACGCGCATGACTCTAGAAGGCGTGCGATTGGTTTGGAATTACCAGATTTGTTCGCCCGATCGTCAGGAGTTGTACGTTACCGCACAAGTCACCCTGGTGGCAATGGATCGCGAAAAGGGTAAGATTTTGCGACAGTTACCCCCCGCCGTCAAGAATGCTTTGATGCGCTTGGGAGTCTAA
- the psbB gene encoding photosystem II chlorophyll-binding protein CP47, giving the protein MGLPWYRVHTVVLNDPGRLIAVHLMHTALVAGWAGSMALYELAIFDPSDPVLNPMWRQGMFVMPFMARLGVTDSWGGWSITGETVTNAGFWSFEGVAAAHIVLSGLLFLAACWHWVYWDLELFTDPRTGEPALDLPKMFGIHLFLSGLLCFGFGAFHLTGLFGPGMWISDPYGITGSVQPVAPEWGPAGFNPFNPGGIVAHHIAAGIVGIIAGLFHLTVRPPERLYKALRMGNIETVLSSSIAAVFFAAFVVAGTMWYGSAATPIELFGPTRYQWDQGYFRQEIERRVQSSVANGSSLGEAWEQIPEKLAFYDYIGNNPSKGGLFRTGPMDQGDGIATGWLGHPVFKDAEGRELTVRRMPNFFETFPVILTDKDGVVRADIPFRRAESRYSFEQAGVTVSFYGGDLDGQTFEDPASVKKFARKAQLGEPFEFDRETLGSDGVFRTSPRGWFTYGHAVFALLFFFGHIWHGSRTIFRDVFAGVEADLEEQVEFGLFQKVGDKSTRKKEAV; this is encoded by the coding sequence ATGGGACTACCCTGGTACCGAGTACACACAGTCGTCCTGAACGATCCAGGTCGTCTGATTGCTGTACACCTGATGCACACCGCCCTGGTTGCAGGGTGGGCTGGCTCAATGGCGTTATATGAGCTAGCCATTTTCGATCCGAGCGATCCCGTCCTGAATCCGATGTGGCGTCAAGGCATGTTCGTCATGCCCTTCATGGCCCGCTTAGGGGTAACAGACTCCTGGGGGGGCTGGAGCATTACTGGCGAAACCGTGACCAATGCTGGTTTCTGGTCTTTTGAAGGCGTTGCGGCCGCTCACATCGTCTTATCGGGCTTGCTGTTCTTAGCCGCTTGCTGGCACTGGGTTTATTGGGACTTAGAACTATTCACCGACCCCCGTACCGGCGAACCCGCACTCGACTTGCCGAAAATGTTCGGCATTCACCTGTTCTTATCCGGTTTACTGTGCTTTGGCTTTGGTGCTTTCCACCTCACCGGACTGTTTGGGCCGGGAATGTGGATTTCTGACCCCTACGGCATTACAGGTAGCGTTCAACCCGTCGCCCCCGAATGGGGACCCGCCGGATTTAACCCCTTTAATCCGGGCGGGATTGTTGCTCACCACATTGCAGCCGGTATTGTTGGTATCATTGCTGGTTTATTTCACTTGACTGTTCGTCCCCCCGAACGGCTTTACAAAGCCCTGCGGATGGGGAACATTGAAACCGTTTTATCAAGCAGTATTGCAGCCGTTTTCTTTGCCGCTTTCGTTGTAGCAGGAACCATGTGGTATGGTTCTGCGGCAACTCCCATTGAACTGTTTGGCCCGACCCGCTATCAGTGGGATCAAGGCTACTTCAGACAGGAAATTGAACGTCGCGTTCAATCGAGCGTTGCCAATGGCAGTAGCCTGGGTGAAGCTTGGGAGCAAATTCCTGAAAAATTGGCTTTCTACGACTACATCGGCAATAACCCCTCTAAAGGCGGTTTGTTCCGAACCGGTCCGATGGACCAAGGTGATGGAATTGCCACTGGCTGGTTAGGACACCCGGTATTTAAGGATGCTGAAGGCCGCGAACTAACCGTTCGTCGGATGCCCAACTTCTTTGAAACCTTCCCGGTTATCCTGACGGATAAAGATGGCGTTGTTCGCGCGGACATTCCCTTCCGTCGGGCTGAATCTCGCTATAGCTTCGAGCAAGCTGGCGTTACAGTTAGCTTCTACGGTGGCGATCTCGACGGCCAAACCTTTGAAGATCCCGCTAGCGTCAAGAAATTTGCCCGTAAGGCACAATTGGGCGAACCGTTTGAGTTTGACCGCGAAACGTTAGGCTCTGATGGGGTATTCCGGACTAGCCCTCGCGGTTGGTTCACCTACGGTCACGCCGTATTTGCCTTGTTGTTCTTCTTTGGCCATATCTGGCATGGTTCGAGAACCATCTTCCGCGATGTGTTCGCTGGGGTGGAAGCTGACCTTGAAGAACAAGTGGAATTCGGCTTGTTCCAAAAAGTGGGTGACAAATCTACTCGGAAGAAAGAGGCGGTCTAA
- a CDS encoding photosystem II reaction center protein T, giving the protein MESAAYILILALAIGTLFFAIAFREPPRIGK; this is encoded by the coding sequence ATGGAAAGCGCTGCTTATATCTTGATTCTGGCTTTAGCGATCGGTACGCTTTTCTTTGCGATCGCCTTCCGCGAACCCCCTCGCATCGGCAAATAA
- a CDS encoding dynamin family protein: MNIDLRGARERAGLSQAELAAILGLSQAQVSRYEQDPGAIPTELLLRWTQALGTDIQTLVASAIPLPPPVDPGDPYRQLQRDLNLLEQYVTDSFPSGELNIPNNPPTPNDVIKQIYRYRQKPNLVLVGRFDSGKSHLANTLMGAKILPSQYQPATRVITFVKHISDRPSWFEDQVGILAEDFWTRDEKGNQIFDLTLFDSQFWFERHCIKAGSLEVLRQHGVHDHVSEVKIEGHSAIVYVESPLLKSCNVVDFPGYSDQADQTSEDVKKASSAIQIADLIVYTSPVNGFMNAEDFSRLSYLLKVLPSPETYNKEFPILGNLFVVGTHANPSISGTDISSILQTGSIRLYKHINETVLVERSKNIDRPIEKENLQMRFFSFWEETPRRWESFKKELVLILGQSLPKARKIKISHEISLLKNEVPNQISEQIRAYEQTTSELEQRQQELEVLEKEEPKRRALLKQKRLKIQKRITELQSKTQDSFQQSYTASIHVSAVETMIRNRYRDKKDAKEYAAGYLTEQLQGKIETYIKENSNSLKTDIDEFLNTYEEVFLKLPKLNLGSVSIPFDPKGAFIGGLAGAGSVGALAVWAASLGNLGAYILVAKFVSLLSALGISISGGVATVVSFVAAIGGPITLGIGLFAAAIFLGLALFGESWERRLAKKIVSHFEEQRVLHKFLQGSEEYWQDTAKAFEKGADAVEDQFQEYIQHLRELCSNDEISKKKVERILLILGELKAFFAEIPWRGSIS; the protein is encoded by the coding sequence ATGAACATCGATTTGCGCGGTGCCCGTGAGAGAGCAGGTCTAAGTCAGGCAGAGCTTGCAGCAATACTGGGGCTTTCTCAAGCGCAAGTGAGTCGGTATGAACAAGATCCAGGAGCTATACCAACTGAACTCTTACTACGTTGGACGCAAGCATTAGGAACAGATATTCAAACTCTCGTAGCAAGTGCCATCCCATTACCCCCTCCTGTTGATCCTGGCGATCCGTATCGACAGTTGCAGCGAGATTTGAATTTGCTTGAACAGTATGTGACTGATTCTTTTCCCAGTGGAGAACTTAATATCCCCAATAACCCCCCAACACCAAATGATGTTATTAAGCAAATTTATCGTTATCGCCAAAAGCCAAATTTAGTGTTAGTCGGGCGATTTGATTCTGGAAAGTCTCATTTGGCTAATACCTTAATGGGGGCAAAGATACTACCTTCGCAATATCAACCTGCTACCAGAGTTATCACTTTTGTAAAACATATTAGCGATCGCCCATCCTGGTTTGAGGATCAGGTTGGCATTCTAGCTGAGGATTTTTGGACAAGAGATGAAAAGGGAAATCAGATTTTTGATTTAACTTTGTTCGATTCTCAATTCTGGTTTGAAAGACATTGTATTAAAGCTGGTTCTTTAGAAGTATTGCGGCAGCATGGTGTACACGATCATGTCAGTGAAGTTAAAATTGAGGGGCACTCAGCAATTGTGTATGTTGAATCACCCCTTCTTAAATCATGCAATGTGGTTGACTTCCCTGGCTACTCAGATCAAGCAGATCAAACATCAGAAGATGTAAAGAAAGCAAGCAGTGCTATTCAAATCGCAGATTTGATCGTATATACCTCTCCAGTCAATGGTTTTATGAATGCTGAGGATTTTAGTCGCCTCAGTTATTTACTAAAGGTTTTGCCGTCACCTGAAACTTATAACAAAGAGTTCCCAATACTTGGAAATTTATTTGTCGTAGGTACTCACGCCAATCCATCTATTTCAGGCACAGACATAAGTTCAATTCTACAAACTGGTTCTATCAGACTTTATAAACATATCAACGAGACAGTCCTTGTAGAGCGCAGCAAAAATATTGACCGCCCTATTGAAAAGGAAAATTTACAGATGCGTTTCTTTTCTTTTTGGGAAGAAACACCTCGGCGTTGGGAAAGTTTTAAAAAAGAATTGGTTCTAATTCTTGGGCAATCTCTCCCTAAAGCTCGAAAAATAAAAATTAGTCATGAAATTAGTTTGCTTAAAAACGAGGTTCCAAATCAAATCTCTGAACAAATTCGTGCTTATGAACAGACGACATCTGAGTTAGAACAACGCCAGCAAGAACTTGAAGTGTTAGAAAAGGAAGAACCTAAAAGGCGGGCTTTGCTAAAGCAGAAACGTCTTAAGATTCAGAAACGCATTACAGAGTTGCAGAGTAAAACCCAAGATTCTTTTCAGCAGAGTTATACTGCTTCTATTCATGTTTCTGCTGTTGAAACAATGATTCGCAATCGTTATCGAGATAAGAAAGATGCAAAAGAGTACGCCGCAGGTTATCTGACTGAGCAACTTCAAGGTAAGATTGAAACCTATATCAAGGAAAATTCTAATTCTCTAAAAACTGACATTGATGAGTTTTTGAATACTTATGAGGAAGTGTTTCTCAAACTTCCTAAGCTCAATCTTGGCTCTGTTTCTATACCTTTCGATCCAAAAGGAGCATTCATAGGTGGTCTTGCAGGGGCAGGTAGTGTTGGTGCGCTTGCTGTTTGGGCCGCCTCATTGGGAAATCTTGGCGCTTATATCCTGGTTGCCAAATTTGTTAGTCTTCTCTCCGCGTTAGGTATCAGTATTAGTGGTGGTGTTGCGACAGTTGTATCTTTCGTTGCTGCTATTGGTGGTCCAATTACATTAGGGATAGGCTTATTTGCAGCGGCTATTTTCCTGGGTTTAGCTTTGTTTGGAGAGTCATGGGAACGTCGTTTAGCAAAGAAGATTGTTAGTCATTTTGAGGAACAAAGAGTATTGCATAAATTTCTACAAGGCAGTGAGGAGTATTGGCAAGATACAGCCAAAGCTTTTGAAAAAGGGGCTGATGCAGTTGAAGATCAATTTCAAGAATATATTCAACACCTTCGAGAACTTTGCTCTAATGACGAGATATCCAAGAAAAAAGTTGAGAGGATTTTGCTTATTCTAGGAGAGTTAAAAGCTTTTTTCGCCGAAATTCCCTGGAGGGGGTCTATAAGTTAG
- the ychF gene encoding redox-regulated ATPase YchF → MLRAGIVGLPNVGKSTLFNALVANAKAQAANFPFCTIEPNVGVVAVPDERLEVLAKISNSEQIIPTRIEFVDIAGLVKGASQGEGLGNQFLANIREVDAIVHVVRCFEDDDIIHVSGSVDPVRDIEVINLELALADLSQVERRIDRARKQARGNKEAQVEVEALEKLLAALNQGQSARNIDLTEEEAESVRSLGLLTAKPVIYATNVTEDDLAAGNAWVEQVREVAVQEQAQVVVVSAQVESELVELSDAERADFLSALGVEEGGLRSLIRATYDLLGLRTYLTTGPKETRAWTITAGMKAPQAAGVIHSDFERGFIRAETVAYQDLVTAGSMGAAKEKGWVRSEGKEYIVQEGDVLLFRTNV, encoded by the coding sequence ATGCTCAGAGCTGGAATTGTTGGACTACCAAACGTTGGTAAATCAACGCTATTTAATGCCTTGGTGGCGAATGCAAAGGCACAAGCTGCAAATTTTCCGTTTTGCACGATTGAACCGAATGTGGGAGTTGTGGCGGTTCCAGACGAACGCCTGGAAGTTTTGGCCAAAATTTCTAATTCTGAGCAAATTATCCCCACTCGGATTGAGTTTGTGGATATTGCAGGTCTGGTGAAGGGTGCCAGTCAAGGGGAAGGTTTAGGAAATCAGTTTTTGGCCAATATTCGCGAAGTGGATGCCATTGTCCATGTGGTGCGCTGTTTTGAGGATGATGACATTATTCATGTGTCGGGTTCTGTCGATCCGGTTCGCGATATTGAAGTAATTAATCTGGAATTGGCGTTGGCGGATTTGTCCCAGGTGGAACGCCGGATCGATCGCGCGCGCAAGCAGGCGCGGGGAAATAAAGAGGCTCAGGTTGAAGTGGAGGCTTTGGAGAAGTTGCTGGCGGCTCTCAATCAAGGTCAGTCGGCGCGGAATATCGATCTGACGGAGGAAGAAGCCGAGTCGGTGCGCTCTTTGGGTCTATTAACGGCTAAACCGGTCATTTATGCCACCAATGTCACTGAAGACGATTTGGCGGCGGGAAATGCTTGGGTGGAACAAGTCCGCGAGGTGGCTGTTCAAGAACAGGCTCAGGTGGTGGTGGTTTCGGCTCAGGTGGAGTCGGAGTTGGTGGAATTGTCGGACGCAGAACGAGCCGATTTTCTCTCGGCGTTGGGGGTAGAAGAAGGGGGATTGCGATCGCTCATTCGCGCCACCTATGATCTGTTGGGTCTGCGAACCTACCTAACGACGGGACCCAAGGAAACTCGCGCTTGGACGATTACAGCCGGGATGAAAGCTCCCCAAGCGGCGGGCGTGATTCACTCGGATTTTGAGCGCGGTTTTATTCGAGCCGAGACGGTTGCTTATCAAGATTTAGTCACCGCCGGTTCTATGGGCGCGGCTAAGGAAAAAGGGTGGGTGAGAAGCGAAGGAAAGGAGTATATCGTCCAAGAGGGCGATGTGTTGCTCTTCCGCACTAACGTCTAA
- the psbM gene encoding photosystem II reaction center protein PsbM codes for MEVNDLGFVASILFVLVPSVFLLILYIQTASRQSDNS; via the coding sequence ATGGAAGTTAACGATCTAGGATTTGTTGCCAGTATTTTATTCGTCCTAGTCCCCAGCGTCTTCCTGTTGATTCTGTATATTCAAACGGCTAGCCGACAAAGCGATAATAGTTAG
- the nrdR gene encoding transcriptional regulator NrdR, whose product MRCPFCQHTDSRVLESRAAEAGQSVRRRRECLNCKRRFTTYERIEYVSITVIKRDGQRESFDRSKLLRGVVRACEKTGIPLGRLEAFVDEIEAELQQQATPEVSSSDIGEMVLLRLQPLSEVAYVRFASVYRQFQGIRDFIETLDRLQENARSRSQQTLSRDCFSFELEGVDKLRSF is encoded by the coding sequence ATGCGGTGTCCATTCTGCCAGCATACAGATAGTCGAGTTCTAGAATCGCGAGCAGCAGAAGCTGGTCAGAGTGTTAGGCGGCGGCGCGAATGCTTAAACTGCAAGCGTCGCTTTACCACTTACGAACGGATCGAATACGTCTCCATCACGGTGATCAAGCGGGATGGACAGCGAGAATCCTTTGACCGCTCCAAGCTGTTGCGCGGTGTTGTGAGAGCTTGCGAGAAAACGGGGATTCCCTTGGGCCGCCTAGAAGCCTTTGTTGATGAAATTGAAGCAGAACTTCAACAACAAGCCACTCCCGAAGTCAGCAGTAGCGATATTGGTGAAATGGTGTTGCTGCGGCTGCAACCGTTGAGCGAAGTGGCTTACGTCCGTTTTGCTTCGGTTTATCGCCAGTTTCAAGGCATCCGCGATTTTATTGAAACGCTCGATCGCTTGCAAGAAAACGCCCGGTCGCGATCGCAACAAACCCTGAGCCGAGATTGTTTTTCTTTCGAGCTAGAGGGGGTTGACAAGCTCCGGTCTTTTTGA
- a CDS encoding 2Fe-2S iron-sulfur cluster-binding protein translates to MANINFVKEGKEAIAADGANLRLKALENGIDLYSVFGKMMNCGGYGQCGTCIVEIVEGMENLSPRTDVEKRKLKKKPDSYRLACQTLVQGSVSVKTKP, encoded by the coding sequence ATGGCGAATATCAACTTTGTTAAGGAAGGTAAAGAGGCGATCGCCGCAGATGGGGCAAATTTAAGGCTAAAAGCCTTGGAAAATGGCATCGATCTTTACAGCGTCTTCGGCAAAATGATGAATTGTGGAGGATACGGTCAATGCGGCACCTGTATTGTAGAGATTGTCGAAGGCATGGAAAACCTCTCGCCCCGTACCGACGTAGAGAAGCGCAAGCTTAAGAAGAAGCCTGACTCTTATCGCCTTGCTTGTCAAACGCTCGTTCAGGGATCGGTTTCTGTCAAAACCAAGCCTTGA